A region from the Longimicrobiaceae bacterium genome encodes:
- the aceA gene encoding isocitrate lyase, producing the protein MNQDFETQVRELESRWAVEPRWEGITRPYTAEEVVRLRGSVRVEHTLARLGAERLAELLESEDFVRTFGALTGAQAVQMVRAGLQAIYLSGWQVAGDMNLAGHTYPDQSLYPANSVPAVVRRLNNALLRADQIEWSEGNAGRHWMVPIVADAEAGFGGPLNAYELMKGMIEAGAAGVHFEDQLAAEKKCGHLGGKVLVPTSQFVRTLSAARLAADVLDVPTWLVARTDANAATLLTSDVDERDREFLTGERTAEGYYRVRSGLDSAIARGLSYAPLADLVWCETSTPDLDEARTFAEAIRKEHPGKMLAYNCSPSFNWSRKLDAATIAKFQRELGAMGYRFQFITLAGWHLINLETFKLAQGYAREGMPAYVRLQDEEFALEEAGYTATRHQREVGTGYFDQVLQTLSGGEASTAALAGSTEAEQFH; encoded by the coding sequence ATGAACCAGGACTTCGAGACGCAGGTGCGGGAGCTGGAGAGCCGGTGGGCGGTGGAGCCGCGCTGGGAGGGGATCACCCGCCCGTACACGGCGGAGGAGGTGGTGCGGCTGCGGGGCTCGGTCCGCGTGGAGCACACGCTGGCCCGCCTGGGCGCGGAGCGGCTCGCCGAGCTCTTGGAGAGCGAGGACTTCGTCCGCACCTTCGGGGCGCTCACCGGCGCGCAGGCGGTGCAGATGGTCAGGGCGGGGCTGCAGGCCATCTACCTGAGCGGGTGGCAGGTGGCGGGCGACATGAACCTGGCCGGCCACACCTACCCGGACCAGAGCCTCTACCCCGCCAACAGCGTCCCCGCCGTGGTGCGGCGGCTCAACAACGCCCTGCTCCGCGCCGACCAGATCGAGTGGAGCGAGGGGAACGCGGGGCGGCACTGGATGGTGCCGATCGTGGCGGACGCGGAGGCCGGGTTCGGCGGGCCGCTGAACGCCTACGAGCTGATGAAGGGGATGATCGAGGCCGGCGCCGCCGGGGTCCACTTCGAGGACCAGCTCGCCGCGGAGAAGAAGTGCGGCCACCTGGGCGGCAAGGTGCTGGTCCCCACCAGCCAGTTCGTCCGCACCCTCTCGGCGGCGCGGCTGGCGGCGGACGTCCTGGACGTCCCCACCTGGCTGGTCGCGCGCACTGACGCCAACGCGGCCACCCTGCTCACCAGCGACGTGGACGAGCGCGACCGGGAGTTCCTGACTGGCGAGCGCACCGCCGAGGGGTACTACCGGGTGCGGAGCGGGCTGGATTCGGCCATCGCCCGGGGGCTCTCGTACGCCCCCCTGGCGGACCTGGTCTGGTGCGAGACCTCCACGCCGGACCTGGACGAGGCCCGCACCTTCGCCGAGGCGATCCGGAAGGAGCACCCGGGGAAGATGCTGGCCTACAACTGCTCCCCCTCCTTCAACTGGAGCCGCAAGCTGGACGCCGCCACCATCGCGAAGTTCCAGCGCGAGCTGGGGGCCATGGGGTACCGGTTCCAGTTCATCACCCTGGCCGGGTGGCACCTGATCAACCTGGAGACCTTCAAGCTGGCGCAGGGCTACGCCCGCGAGGGGATGCCGGCCTACGTACGGCTGCAGGACGAGGAGTTCGCGCTGGAGGAGGCCGGCTACACCGCCACCAGGCACCAGCGCGAGGTGGGGACGGGGTACTTCGACCAGGTGCTCCAGACGCTCTCGGGCGGCGAGGCGTCCACCGCGGCGCTCGCCGGCTCCACGGAGGCCGAGCAGTTCCACTGA